One Phaseolus vulgaris cultivar G19833 chromosome 2, P. vulgaris v2.0, whole genome shotgun sequence DNA window includes the following coding sequences:
- the LOC137812544 gene encoding uncharacterized protein isoform X1 has protein sequence MESSTKNFNHSHKRSFAHDSPSSSFDENPKTISLFVKHFGVPLLSSAQNAAVSPCDFLHLHADHPYSIGRRPRDCNFVFRDRRVSKRHCQLLFDSSLRKLYILNGVLLNDDSTATWRIVHEFRRRARTSSHGNNYGFELREASNGLFVNGVEMEKGTAVELSVGDRVSLVCGNQNGSCGVGNGVGFVVEGIDFEGCDGEIDGLKTFSEHSQSGKRNKRVFALKDNVSRYEGVVGRGRFLLDRCRDILLSNDPVSCVVRDGSLCAPCNAEEQSSLGLFGESKRMALDANIGFDVTDKVPITKMVLDSAGKENHDPSSVGGDSHGKLGSGSDNVYPQPGKNFYLNRLEFMNHGSSACHRSISLPELIHPLENISRIFIATFTSDIKWFLTYCKIPSHLPVTIACQNTERCWSSKPEERVSVPYQDYPNLVAVYPQFPETIAFGNDRKRKGIACHHPKLIVLQRKDSIRIVITSANLVEKQWNSVTNTIWWQDFPHATSVDFSSLFPKSGNADIHQSKCDFVAQLAGFMASLVIDVPSQAHWITQLTKYDFGGATGHLVASVPGIHFYRTSVWSESFEASTVFLGSVVASVVGLSHFFRTVADSNSARLKALASFLGKSCKNAHGKLEIVLRRKPIVSVDENAVIVLVSNPDRAFEGDCVQLGFLPRHVAKWVSPLWDAGFLKFSGYVCPKEARAAAIGENSKKVQLILNVSEGHHFKDMSKMIHSEHIVAFCSLIASIERCYGLWRLQEVLNRYKWPESLKSEIIYSASSIGSSINSKFLAAFSSAVGKKSLQHFDSEESDPEWGCWNAGEELKNPSVRILFPTIERVKNAYNGILPSRYILCFTEKTWQRLKPLDILHDAVPHPHERIGHPMHVKVVRRCFWSGRDAPSVGWIYCGSHNFSAAAWGRQISNPFRIKADGPKKEDPSVNCGLHICNYELGIIFTFPPTENNGRPKVKSTELDDIILPFVVPAPKYGSSDRPATKQAMREVMFELAERESEKRTEEEMIEELDDEEEFVELPEELEAANYVEQEKEEEKEYADILWSQVDSSQSS, from the exons ATGGAGTCTTCCACCAAGAATTTCAATCACAGTCACAAGAGATCCTTCGCGCACgattctccttcttcttctttcgaCGAGAACCCCAAAACTATCTCACTCTTTGTAAAACACTTCGGTGTCCCTCTCCTTTCATCCGCCCAAAACGCCGCCGTTTCGCCCTGCGACTTCTTGCACCTCCACGCGGACCACCCGTACTCGATCGGGCGCCGCCCCCGAGACTGCAACTTCGTCTTCCGCGATCGGCGCGTGAGTAAGCGTCACTGCCAACTCCTCTTCGACTCTTCCCTCCGCAAACTCTACATCCTCAACGGCGTTCTTTTGAACGACGACTCCACCGCCACGTGGCGAATTGTCCACGAGTTCAGAAGAAGGGCGAGAACGTCGTCTCACGGAAACAATTATGGATTCGAGCTTCGAGAAGCTTCCAACGGGCTTTTCGTTAACGGCGTCGAGATGGAGAAAGGAACGGCGGTGGAATTATCGGTTGGAGATAGGGTTTCGCTGGTTTGTGGGAACCAGAACGGTTCATGCGGGGTTGGGAACGGAGTTGGGTTTGTTGTTGAGGGAATTGATTTCGAAGGGTGTGATGGTGAAATTGACGGGTTGAAAACATTCTCGGAACACTCGCAGAGCGGGAAAAGGAATAAGAGGGTTTTTGCACTGAAGGATAATGTTTCAAGGTATGAGGGAGTTGTTGGGAGAGGAAGGTTTCTTCTCGACAGATGCAGAGATATATTGCTTAGTAATGATCCTGTCTCGTGTGTTGTGCGTGATGGATCTTTATGTGCCCCTTGCAATGCTGAAGAGCAGTCAAGTTTGGGATTATTTGGTGAAAGTAAAAGGATGGCTTTGGATGCAAACATTGGATTTGATGTTACTGATAAGGTTCCTATTACAAAGATGGTGTTAGATTCTGCAGGGAAGGAGAATCATGATCCTTCTTCTGTTGGTGGTGACAGTCACGGAAAGCTTGGCAGTGGAAGCGACAATGTTTATCCCCAGCCTGGCAAGAATTTTTACCTGAACCGCCTTGAATTTATGAACCATGGCTCCTCGGCCTGTCATCGGTCGATATCTCTTCCTGAACTTATTCACCCTTTGGAAAACATTTCAAGGATATTTATAGCAACGTTTACAAGCGACATAAAATG GTTCTTGACATATTGCAAGATTCCTTCTCACCTTCCAGTTACGATTGCATGTCAAAATACTGAGAGATGTTGGAGTTCAAAGCCGGAGGAAAGAGTATCTGTGCCTTACCAGGATTATCCTAACTTAGTTGCAGT GTATCCTCAATTCCCTGAAACCATAGCATTTGGTAATGACCGCAAGAGAAAAGGGATTGCTTGCCACCATCCAAAGTTGATTGTTTTACAAAGAAAAGATAGCATTCGAATTGTTATCACATCTGCTAATTTGGTGGAAAAGCAG TGGAACAGTGTGACTAACACTATATGGTGGCAAGATTTCCCTCATGCTACTTCTGTTGATTTTTCATCGCTTTTCCCAAAAAGTGGCAATGCTGACATTCATCAATCAAAATGTGATTTTGTTGCTCAGTTGGCTGGGTTTATGGCATCTCTTGTTATTGATGTACCCAGTCAGGCTCACTGGATTACACAGCTGACAAAATATGACTTTGGAGGTGCTACAGGACACCTTGTTGCTTCAGTGCCTGGAATTCACTTTTATAGAACTTCTGTTTGGTCAGAATCTTTTGAGGCCTCTACTGTT TTTCTTGGTTCAGTTGTGGCATCTGTGGTTGGTTTGAGCCATTTTTTCCGCACTGTAGCAGACTCAAACAGTGCTAGACTAAAAGCACTGGCTTCATTCCTTGGAAAGTCTTGTAAGAATGCTCATGGGAAGTTGGAGATTGTTTTAAGAAGAAAGCCCATTGTGTCTGTTGATGAAAATGCTGTTATTGTTCTTGTTTCCAATCCAGATCGAGCTTTTGAGGGAG ACTGTGTTCAACTTGGTTTTCTGCCTAGACATGTTGCAAAATGGGTTTCTCCTCTTTGGGATGCCGGATTCTTGAAGTTTTCTGGATATGTTTGTCCAAAAGAGGCACGTGCAGCTGCCATAGGAGAAAACTCTAAGAAAGTTCAACTAATACTAAATGTGTCAGAG GGGCACCATTTTAAAGATATGTCAAAGATGATACATTCCGAACATATTGTAGCCTTTTGCTCACTCATTGCTTCAATTGAAAGATGTTATGGCCTTTGGAGATTACAAGAG GTTCTAAATCGATACAAATGGCCTGAATCATTAAAGTCTGAAATTATTTACA GTGCATCTTCTATTGGTTCATCCATTAATTCAAAATTTCTTGCTGCTTTTTCGTCTGCTGTTGGGAAGAAATCATTGCAACATTTTGACTCTGAAGAGTCGGATCCCGAA TGGGGCTGCTGGAATGCTGGTGAAGAACTGAAGAATCCTTCTGTTAGGATTCTATTCCCCACTATTGAAAGAGTGAAGAATGCTTATAATGGGATTTTGCCTTCAAGATATATTCTTTGCTTCACAGAG AAAACATGGCAAAGGTTGAAGCCTTTAGATATACTTCATGATGCTGTCCCTCATCCGCATGAAAGAATAGGGCATCCAATGCATGTCAAG GTGGTGCGTAGATGCTTCTGGTCTGGGAGGGATGCACCTTCCGTTGGTTGGATATACTGTGGGTCTCATAATTTTAGTGCTGCTGCCTGGGGGCGACAGATTTCAAATCCATTTAGGATAAAAGCTGATGGACCTAAAAAGGAGGACCCTTCTGTGAATTGTGGGCTTCACATTTGCAATTATGAACTTGGGATTATATTTACTTTTCCTCCTACAGAAAATAATGGTCGTCCTAAAGTTAAAAGCACTGAATTAGATGATATAATTCTGCCGTTTGTTGTGCCTGCTCCTAAATATGGATCTAGTGATCGGCCAGCTACAAAGCAGGCTATGAGGGAGGTCATGTTTGAACTTGCTGAACGAGAGAGCGAGAAACGTACAGAAGAAGAAATGATCGAAGAGCTTGATGACGAAGAGGAATTTGTCGAGCTCCCAGAAGAACTGGAAGCAGCCAATTATGTTGAACAGGAGaaggaagaggagaaggaaTATGCTGATATACTCTGGAGTCAGGTCGATTCATCCCAGAGCAGTTGA
- the LOC137812544 gene encoding uncharacterized protein isoform X2, whose amino-acid sequence MESSTKNFNHSHKRSFAHDSPSSSFDENPKTISLFVKHFGVPLLSSAQNAAVSPCDFLHLHADHPYSIGRRPRDCNFVFRDRRVSKRHCQLLFDSSLRKLYILNGVLLNDDSTATWRIVHEFRRRARTSSHGNNYGFELREASNGLFVNGVEMEKGTAVELSVGDRVSLVCGNQNGSCGVGNGVGFVVEGIDFEGCDGEIDGLKTFSEHSQSGKRNKRVFALKDNVSRYEGVVGRGRFLLDRCRDILLSNDPVSCVVRDGSLCAPCNAEEQSSLGLFGESKRMALDANIGFDVTDKVPITKMVLDSAGKENHDPSSVGGDSHGKLGSGSDNVYPQPGKNFYLNRLEFMNHGSSACHRSISLPELIHPLENISRIFIATFTSDIKWFLTYCKIPSHLPVTIACQNTERCWSSKPEERVSVPYQDYPNLVAVYPQFPETIAFGNDRKRKGIACHHPKLIVLQRKDSIRIVITSANLVEKQFLGSVVASVVGLSHFFRTVADSNSARLKALASFLGKSCKNAHGKLEIVLRRKPIVSVDENAVIVLVSNPDRAFEGDCVQLGFLPRHVAKWVSPLWDAGFLKFSGYVCPKEARAAAIGENSKKVQLILNVSEGHHFKDMSKMIHSEHIVAFCSLIASIERCYGLWRLQEVLNRYKWPESLKSEIIYSASSIGSSINSKFLAAFSSAVGKKSLQHFDSEESDPEWGCWNAGEELKNPSVRILFPTIERVKNAYNGILPSRYILCFTEKTWQRLKPLDILHDAVPHPHERIGHPMHVKVVRRCFWSGRDAPSVGWIYCGSHNFSAAAWGRQISNPFRIKADGPKKEDPSVNCGLHICNYELGIIFTFPPTENNGRPKVKSTELDDIILPFVVPAPKYGSSDRPATKQAMREVMFELAERESEKRTEEEMIEELDDEEEFVELPEELEAANYVEQEKEEEKEYADILWSQVDSSQSS is encoded by the exons ATGGAGTCTTCCACCAAGAATTTCAATCACAGTCACAAGAGATCCTTCGCGCACgattctccttcttcttctttcgaCGAGAACCCCAAAACTATCTCACTCTTTGTAAAACACTTCGGTGTCCCTCTCCTTTCATCCGCCCAAAACGCCGCCGTTTCGCCCTGCGACTTCTTGCACCTCCACGCGGACCACCCGTACTCGATCGGGCGCCGCCCCCGAGACTGCAACTTCGTCTTCCGCGATCGGCGCGTGAGTAAGCGTCACTGCCAACTCCTCTTCGACTCTTCCCTCCGCAAACTCTACATCCTCAACGGCGTTCTTTTGAACGACGACTCCACCGCCACGTGGCGAATTGTCCACGAGTTCAGAAGAAGGGCGAGAACGTCGTCTCACGGAAACAATTATGGATTCGAGCTTCGAGAAGCTTCCAACGGGCTTTTCGTTAACGGCGTCGAGATGGAGAAAGGAACGGCGGTGGAATTATCGGTTGGAGATAGGGTTTCGCTGGTTTGTGGGAACCAGAACGGTTCATGCGGGGTTGGGAACGGAGTTGGGTTTGTTGTTGAGGGAATTGATTTCGAAGGGTGTGATGGTGAAATTGACGGGTTGAAAACATTCTCGGAACACTCGCAGAGCGGGAAAAGGAATAAGAGGGTTTTTGCACTGAAGGATAATGTTTCAAGGTATGAGGGAGTTGTTGGGAGAGGAAGGTTTCTTCTCGACAGATGCAGAGATATATTGCTTAGTAATGATCCTGTCTCGTGTGTTGTGCGTGATGGATCTTTATGTGCCCCTTGCAATGCTGAAGAGCAGTCAAGTTTGGGATTATTTGGTGAAAGTAAAAGGATGGCTTTGGATGCAAACATTGGATTTGATGTTACTGATAAGGTTCCTATTACAAAGATGGTGTTAGATTCTGCAGGGAAGGAGAATCATGATCCTTCTTCTGTTGGTGGTGACAGTCACGGAAAGCTTGGCAGTGGAAGCGACAATGTTTATCCCCAGCCTGGCAAGAATTTTTACCTGAACCGCCTTGAATTTATGAACCATGGCTCCTCGGCCTGTCATCGGTCGATATCTCTTCCTGAACTTATTCACCCTTTGGAAAACATTTCAAGGATATTTATAGCAACGTTTACAAGCGACATAAAATG GTTCTTGACATATTGCAAGATTCCTTCTCACCTTCCAGTTACGATTGCATGTCAAAATACTGAGAGATGTTGGAGTTCAAAGCCGGAGGAAAGAGTATCTGTGCCTTACCAGGATTATCCTAACTTAGTTGCAGT GTATCCTCAATTCCCTGAAACCATAGCATTTGGTAATGACCGCAAGAGAAAAGGGATTGCTTGCCACCATCCAAAGTTGATTGTTTTACAAAGAAAAGATAGCATTCGAATTGTTATCACATCTGCTAATTTGGTGGAAAAGCAG TTTCTTGGTTCAGTTGTGGCATCTGTGGTTGGTTTGAGCCATTTTTTCCGCACTGTAGCAGACTCAAACAGTGCTAGACTAAAAGCACTGGCTTCATTCCTTGGAAAGTCTTGTAAGAATGCTCATGGGAAGTTGGAGATTGTTTTAAGAAGAAAGCCCATTGTGTCTGTTGATGAAAATGCTGTTATTGTTCTTGTTTCCAATCCAGATCGAGCTTTTGAGGGAG ACTGTGTTCAACTTGGTTTTCTGCCTAGACATGTTGCAAAATGGGTTTCTCCTCTTTGGGATGCCGGATTCTTGAAGTTTTCTGGATATGTTTGTCCAAAAGAGGCACGTGCAGCTGCCATAGGAGAAAACTCTAAGAAAGTTCAACTAATACTAAATGTGTCAGAG GGGCACCATTTTAAAGATATGTCAAAGATGATACATTCCGAACATATTGTAGCCTTTTGCTCACTCATTGCTTCAATTGAAAGATGTTATGGCCTTTGGAGATTACAAGAG GTTCTAAATCGATACAAATGGCCTGAATCATTAAAGTCTGAAATTATTTACA GTGCATCTTCTATTGGTTCATCCATTAATTCAAAATTTCTTGCTGCTTTTTCGTCTGCTGTTGGGAAGAAATCATTGCAACATTTTGACTCTGAAGAGTCGGATCCCGAA TGGGGCTGCTGGAATGCTGGTGAAGAACTGAAGAATCCTTCTGTTAGGATTCTATTCCCCACTATTGAAAGAGTGAAGAATGCTTATAATGGGATTTTGCCTTCAAGATATATTCTTTGCTTCACAGAG AAAACATGGCAAAGGTTGAAGCCTTTAGATATACTTCATGATGCTGTCCCTCATCCGCATGAAAGAATAGGGCATCCAATGCATGTCAAG GTGGTGCGTAGATGCTTCTGGTCTGGGAGGGATGCACCTTCCGTTGGTTGGATATACTGTGGGTCTCATAATTTTAGTGCTGCTGCCTGGGGGCGACAGATTTCAAATCCATTTAGGATAAAAGCTGATGGACCTAAAAAGGAGGACCCTTCTGTGAATTGTGGGCTTCACATTTGCAATTATGAACTTGGGATTATATTTACTTTTCCTCCTACAGAAAATAATGGTCGTCCTAAAGTTAAAAGCACTGAATTAGATGATATAATTCTGCCGTTTGTTGTGCCTGCTCCTAAATATGGATCTAGTGATCGGCCAGCTACAAAGCAGGCTATGAGGGAGGTCATGTTTGAACTTGCTGAACGAGAGAGCGAGAAACGTACAGAAGAAGAAATGATCGAAGAGCTTGATGACGAAGAGGAATTTGTCGAGCTCCCAGAAGAACTGGAAGCAGCCAATTATGTTGAACAGGAGaaggaagaggagaaggaaTATGCTGATATACTCTGGAGTCAGGTCGATTCATCCCAGAGCAGTTGA
- the LOC137812544 gene encoding uncharacterized protein isoform X3 yields MESSTKNFNHSHKRSFAHDSPSSSFDENPKTISLFVKHFGVPLLSSAQNAAVSPCDFLHLHADHPYSIGRRPRDCNFVFRDRRVSKRHCQLLFDSSLRKLYILNGVLLNDDSTATWRIVHEFRRRARTSSHGNNYGFELREASNGLFVNGVEMEKGTAVELSVGDRVSLVCGNQNGSCGVGNGVGFVVEGIDFEGCDGEIDGLKTFSEHSQSGKRNKRVFALKDNVSRYEGVVGRGRFLLDRCRDILLSNDPVSCVVRDGSLCAPCNAEEQSSLGLFGESKRMALDANIGFDVTDKVPITKMVLDSAGKENHDPSSVGGDSHGKLGSGSDNVYPQPGKNFYLNRLEFMNHGSSACHRSISLPELIHPLENISRIFIATFTSDIKWFLTYCKIPSHLPVTIACQNTERCWSSKPEERVSVPYQDYPNLVAVYPQFPETIAFGNDRKRKGIACHHPKLIVLQRKDSIRIVITSANLVEKQWNSVTNTIWWQDFPHATSVDFSSLFPKSGNADIHQSKCDFVAQLAGFMASLVIDVPSQAHWITQLTKYDFGGATGHLVASVPGIHFYRTSVWSESFEASTVFLGSVVASVVGLSHFFRTVADSNSARLKALASFLGKSCKNAHGKLEIVLRRKPIVSVDENAVIVLVSNPDRAFEGDCVQLGFLPRHVAKWVSPLWDAGFLKFSGYVCPKEARAAAIGENSKKVQLILNVSEGHHFKDMSKMIHSEHIVAFCSLIASIERCYGLWRLQEVLNRYKWPESLKSEIIYSASSIGSSINSKFLAAFSSAVGKKSLQHFDSEESDPEWGCWNAGEELKNPSVRILFPTIERVKNAYNGILPSRYILCFTEKTWQRLKPLDILHDAVPHPHERIGHPMHVK; encoded by the exons ATGGAGTCTTCCACCAAGAATTTCAATCACAGTCACAAGAGATCCTTCGCGCACgattctccttcttcttctttcgaCGAGAACCCCAAAACTATCTCACTCTTTGTAAAACACTTCGGTGTCCCTCTCCTTTCATCCGCCCAAAACGCCGCCGTTTCGCCCTGCGACTTCTTGCACCTCCACGCGGACCACCCGTACTCGATCGGGCGCCGCCCCCGAGACTGCAACTTCGTCTTCCGCGATCGGCGCGTGAGTAAGCGTCACTGCCAACTCCTCTTCGACTCTTCCCTCCGCAAACTCTACATCCTCAACGGCGTTCTTTTGAACGACGACTCCACCGCCACGTGGCGAATTGTCCACGAGTTCAGAAGAAGGGCGAGAACGTCGTCTCACGGAAACAATTATGGATTCGAGCTTCGAGAAGCTTCCAACGGGCTTTTCGTTAACGGCGTCGAGATGGAGAAAGGAACGGCGGTGGAATTATCGGTTGGAGATAGGGTTTCGCTGGTTTGTGGGAACCAGAACGGTTCATGCGGGGTTGGGAACGGAGTTGGGTTTGTTGTTGAGGGAATTGATTTCGAAGGGTGTGATGGTGAAATTGACGGGTTGAAAACATTCTCGGAACACTCGCAGAGCGGGAAAAGGAATAAGAGGGTTTTTGCACTGAAGGATAATGTTTCAAGGTATGAGGGAGTTGTTGGGAGAGGAAGGTTTCTTCTCGACAGATGCAGAGATATATTGCTTAGTAATGATCCTGTCTCGTGTGTTGTGCGTGATGGATCTTTATGTGCCCCTTGCAATGCTGAAGAGCAGTCAAGTTTGGGATTATTTGGTGAAAGTAAAAGGATGGCTTTGGATGCAAACATTGGATTTGATGTTACTGATAAGGTTCCTATTACAAAGATGGTGTTAGATTCTGCAGGGAAGGAGAATCATGATCCTTCTTCTGTTGGTGGTGACAGTCACGGAAAGCTTGGCAGTGGAAGCGACAATGTTTATCCCCAGCCTGGCAAGAATTTTTACCTGAACCGCCTTGAATTTATGAACCATGGCTCCTCGGCCTGTCATCGGTCGATATCTCTTCCTGAACTTATTCACCCTTTGGAAAACATTTCAAGGATATTTATAGCAACGTTTACAAGCGACATAAAATG GTTCTTGACATATTGCAAGATTCCTTCTCACCTTCCAGTTACGATTGCATGTCAAAATACTGAGAGATGTTGGAGTTCAAAGCCGGAGGAAAGAGTATCTGTGCCTTACCAGGATTATCCTAACTTAGTTGCAGT GTATCCTCAATTCCCTGAAACCATAGCATTTGGTAATGACCGCAAGAGAAAAGGGATTGCTTGCCACCATCCAAAGTTGATTGTTTTACAAAGAAAAGATAGCATTCGAATTGTTATCACATCTGCTAATTTGGTGGAAAAGCAG TGGAACAGTGTGACTAACACTATATGGTGGCAAGATTTCCCTCATGCTACTTCTGTTGATTTTTCATCGCTTTTCCCAAAAAGTGGCAATGCTGACATTCATCAATCAAAATGTGATTTTGTTGCTCAGTTGGCTGGGTTTATGGCATCTCTTGTTATTGATGTACCCAGTCAGGCTCACTGGATTACACAGCTGACAAAATATGACTTTGGAGGTGCTACAGGACACCTTGTTGCTTCAGTGCCTGGAATTCACTTTTATAGAACTTCTGTTTGGTCAGAATCTTTTGAGGCCTCTACTGTT TTTCTTGGTTCAGTTGTGGCATCTGTGGTTGGTTTGAGCCATTTTTTCCGCACTGTAGCAGACTCAAACAGTGCTAGACTAAAAGCACTGGCTTCATTCCTTGGAAAGTCTTGTAAGAATGCTCATGGGAAGTTGGAGATTGTTTTAAGAAGAAAGCCCATTGTGTCTGTTGATGAAAATGCTGTTATTGTTCTTGTTTCCAATCCAGATCGAGCTTTTGAGGGAG ACTGTGTTCAACTTGGTTTTCTGCCTAGACATGTTGCAAAATGGGTTTCTCCTCTTTGGGATGCCGGATTCTTGAAGTTTTCTGGATATGTTTGTCCAAAAGAGGCACGTGCAGCTGCCATAGGAGAAAACTCTAAGAAAGTTCAACTAATACTAAATGTGTCAGAG GGGCACCATTTTAAAGATATGTCAAAGATGATACATTCCGAACATATTGTAGCCTTTTGCTCACTCATTGCTTCAATTGAAAGATGTTATGGCCTTTGGAGATTACAAGAG GTTCTAAATCGATACAAATGGCCTGAATCATTAAAGTCTGAAATTATTTACA GTGCATCTTCTATTGGTTCATCCATTAATTCAAAATTTCTTGCTGCTTTTTCGTCTGCTGTTGGGAAGAAATCATTGCAACATTTTGACTCTGAAGAGTCGGATCCCGAA TGGGGCTGCTGGAATGCTGGTGAAGAACTGAAGAATCCTTCTGTTAGGATTCTATTCCCCACTATTGAAAGAGTGAAGAATGCTTATAATGGGATTTTGCCTTCAAGATATATTCTTTGCTTCACAGAG AAAACATGGCAAAGGTTGAAGCCTTTAGATATACTTCATGATGCTGTCCCTCATCCGCATGAAAGAATAGGGCATCCAATGCATGTCAAG TGA